From a single Ruegeria sp. HKCCD4315 genomic region:
- a CDS encoding carbohydrate ABC transporter permease, with translation MNKARQNPLNTAAMHGALILYTLIALFPVFVIIINSFKTRRAIFREPLALPDAESFSLIGYQTVMKQGDFFLYFQNSMIVTVVSLAFILLFGAMAAFALSEYRFKGNLLMGLYLALGIMIPIRIGTVAILEMMVATGLVNTLWALILVYTAQGLPLAVFILSEFMRQVSDDLKDAGRVDGLSEYTIFFRLVLPLVRPAMATVAVFNMIPIWNDLWFPLILAPAEETKTLTLGSQVFIGQFVTDWNAVLSALSMAILPVLVLYVIFSRQLIRGITSGAVK, from the coding sequence ATGAACAAAGCACGCCAAAACCCGCTGAACACCGCCGCCATGCACGGGGCGCTGATCCTTTACACGCTGATCGCCCTGTTCCCGGTCTTCGTCATCATCATCAACAGCTTCAAAACCCGCCGCGCCATCTTTCGCGAACCGCTTGCCCTGCCCGACGCTGAGAGCTTTTCGCTGATCGGTTACCAGACGGTGATGAAACAAGGGGATTTCTTCCTCTATTTCCAGAATTCGATGATCGTTACGGTGGTGTCGCTGGCATTCATCCTGCTTTTTGGTGCCATGGCGGCCTTTGCCCTCAGTGAATACCGCTTCAAGGGCAACCTGCTGATGGGTCTCTATCTGGCGCTTGGGATTATGATTCCAATCCGTATCGGTACTGTCGCGATCCTCGAGATGATGGTGGCCACCGGGCTTGTGAACACGCTTTGGGCCTTGATCCTTGTCTACACGGCACAAGGATTACCGTTGGCGGTGTTTATCCTGTCCGAGTTCATGCGACAGGTGTCCGACGACCTGAAGGATGCAGGCAGGGTCGATGGGTTGTCGGAATATACGATCTTCTTCCGTCTTGTCCTGCCGCTCGTCCGCCCTGCCATGGCAACGGTCGCGGTATTCAACATGATCCCGATCTGGAACGATCTGTGGTTCCCGCTGATCCTCGCCCCGGCGGAGGAGACCAAAACCCTGACGCTGGGCAGTCAGGTCTTCATCGGTCAATTCGTCACCGATTGGAATGCGGTTCTGTCGGCCCTGTCGATGGCAATCCTGCCGGTGCTGGTGCTCTATGTCATCTTCTCGCGCCAACTGATCCGCGGCATCACTTCAGGAGCTGTCAAATGA
- a CDS encoding Ldh family oxidoreductase, with the protein MTEISTKTLSLAEVRELAKSVLVAAGMDAHSSAVLAEIVTRSERDGPRSHGLRMLPVYVQSFTSGYANPTASPRVERIAPGVLRGDGDNGYYQLAAGMARDELIAMARENGIASFTCANCHHLAALRFDTEPLAEAGLVALGVVNSLSMVVPQGGVRPVFGTNPMSFACPREGAEPVVWDQASSMVALMDIRMAAAEGHDLPRPAGLALDGQPTADPNAILESRSLLPFGEHKGAAIAFLIEVLGAALAGGTLSVDNTERVEHGALNIKGGATLIAIDPARFGNPGFNDYVKRICAEIEGNGSARVPGDGRLKNRATAQEQGVVVSTELLSQLHDLQ; encoded by the coding sequence ATGACGGAAATCTCGACGAAAACGCTCTCACTCGCAGAGGTTAGGGAACTGGCCAAATCGGTCCTTGTGGCTGCGGGCATGGATGCACATAGCAGTGCTGTTTTGGCGGAAATTGTCACCCGGTCCGAACGGGACGGTCCCCGCAGCCACGGGCTGCGCATGTTGCCGGTCTACGTGCAAAGCTTCACTTCGGGATATGCCAATCCGACGGCGTCGCCCCGGGTTGAGCGTATTGCCCCCGGCGTTTTACGCGGGGATGGTGACAACGGGTACTATCAACTTGCAGCCGGCATGGCGCGGGATGAACTGATTGCGATGGCGCGTGAAAACGGCATTGCCTCTTTCACCTGTGCCAATTGCCACCACCTTGCAGCGTTGCGTTTTGACACCGAACCACTGGCCGAGGCGGGGTTGGTGGCGCTGGGAGTTGTGAACTCATTGTCTATGGTGGTGCCGCAGGGCGGTGTGCGGCCGGTATTCGGAACGAACCCGATGTCTTTCGCCTGCCCGCGCGAGGGGGCCGAGCCGGTTGTCTGGGATCAGGCGTCATCGATGGTTGCGCTGATGGATATTCGTATGGCCGCGGCAGAGGGGCACGATCTTCCGCGCCCGGCGGGTTTGGCCCTGGATGGTCAGCCCACTGCCGATCCAAATGCCATTCTGGAATCCCGAAGCCTGCTGCCCTTTGGCGAGCACAAAGGGGCCGCGATTGCCTTTCTGATCGAAGTCTTAGGCGCGGCGTTGGCCGGTGGCACGCTATCGGTCGACAATACCGAGCGCGTAGAGCATGGCGCTTTGAACATCAAAGGCGGGGCCACACTGATCGCCATTGATCCTGCGCGCTTTGGAAACCCGGGTTTCAATGACTACGTCAAGCGTATCTGTGCGGAAATCGAAGGCAACGGCTCGGCCCGTGTTCCGGGTGACGGACGGTTGAAAAACCGCGCCACCGCTCAGGAACAGGGCGTAGTTGTTAGTACGGAGTTGTTGTCGCAACTGCATGATTTGCAATAG
- a CDS encoding FAD-dependent oxidoreductase gives MQSHAEVVVVGGGCVGASILYGLTEHGCTEAVMLERTTLTSGSTWHAAGLLVTFVRSHNVSKMTMETIRIYTEVEEKMGSSVGLRKVGQLRVANTEKRWDEFQSYISIAEAAGVPCKLLTPEQVAEVHPLLNQSEHIRGGILHTEDGYVNPADITMAMAKLARDAGAKVYQNTEAQSYEKLENGLWKVTTDKGEITCKHLIFATGNYARENARRVGLDLPCIPIVHQYWTTETVPLLKERRAQGLPEFPILRDEDYGAYLREDVGGIQFGPYEFTKDLKLFAEDRVPPDFGADLLPEDFDAVETQWERAIERVPTLGEVGIKANTRGPFQMTPDELPLAGPAPGHDNLWLAEGMPGGILWGGTVGNRLAKWIVNGDPGMDMSELDPRRFSDYASKRWTMDKVRETWGTHMDAHIPGEDFPDARPMKTMGSYDLLTAHGAVWTSFNGYEFPRWFAKSPAEAIPEHSFRRTDHMELVQAEVRTTREEAGFIEMSPMTKFTVRGPGAAKWLDSLMANKLPKIGRMTLSLMLNDKGGMDAEYTIVRYAEDDFYLISTPNWRAYNWDQLQRLLPKDGSVVLEDISEQLGVIALAGPKAREILQPLTDNDLSNEAFPWLSAQMGEVGYAKGVHLLRVSYTGELGWELHHPVGYNRHLVDLLLKAGVKPFGLEALESMRLEKSYRAINREICKDMTPYEADLGRFVAMTEKVNGEVVEREFIGKAALQKQKAEGGYNTLVTLKLPFCDTSVMFDEGVYADGKLIGRVTSGGFSYYCNHDIAMALVPQDMTAPGTKMQVMVHNEMRDAEVIDVCAVDPTSARARA, from the coding sequence ATGCAGTCACATGCCGAAGTTGTTGTTGTAGGGGGCGGCTGTGTCGGAGCCTCGATTCTGTACGGCTTGACCGAGCATGGGTGCACCGAAGCCGTTATGTTGGAACGGACGACGTTGACCTCGGGGTCGACCTGGCATGCGGCGGGCCTTTTGGTGACTTTTGTACGCTCTCACAACGTGTCTAAGATGACGATGGAGACCATCCGCATCTATACCGAGGTCGAGGAAAAGATGGGCAGCTCGGTTGGGTTGCGCAAAGTCGGCCAGCTGCGCGTTGCTAACACCGAAAAACGCTGGGACGAATTCCAGTCTTATATCTCGATTGCCGAAGCCGCCGGCGTGCCGTGCAAACTGCTGACCCCGGAACAAGTGGCCGAGGTTCACCCGCTGTTGAACCAGTCTGAACATATCCGGGGCGGTATCCTGCATACTGAAGACGGCTATGTGAACCCCGCTGACATTACCATGGCAATGGCAAAGCTGGCGCGTGATGCGGGAGCAAAGGTTTACCAGAACACCGAAGCGCAATCTTACGAAAAGCTGGAGAACGGGCTTTGGAAAGTGACCACCGACAAGGGTGAGATCACCTGTAAGCATCTGATCTTCGCCACCGGCAACTACGCGCGCGAAAACGCACGGCGGGTGGGGTTGGATCTGCCTTGTATTCCAATCGTACACCAATACTGGACCACCGAGACCGTGCCGCTGCTGAAGGAACGTCGTGCACAGGGGCTGCCGGAATTCCCGATCCTGCGCGACGAGGATTACGGCGCATATCTGCGCGAGGATGTGGGCGGGATTCAGTTCGGTCCTTATGAATTCACCAAGGACCTCAAACTGTTTGCCGAGGATCGCGTGCCGCCTGATTTCGGAGCCGATCTGCTGCCTGAGGATTTCGATGCGGTGGAAACCCAATGGGAGCGCGCCATTGAGCGTGTGCCGACCCTGGGCGAGGTTGGTATCAAGGCCAACACACGCGGGCCGTTTCAGATGACCCCGGACGAATTGCCGTTGGCGGGCCCCGCGCCGGGGCATGACAATCTGTGGCTGGCCGAAGGTATGCCGGGCGGTATTCTGTGGGGCGGCACAGTCGGCAACCGCCTGGCGAAATGGATCGTGAACGGTGATCCGGGTATGGACATGTCCGAACTCGACCCACGCCGTTTTTCCGACTACGCTTCGAAGCGCTGGACGATGGACAAGGTGCGCGAAACCTGGGGCACCCACATGGACGCGCATATTCCGGGAGAGGACTTCCCGGACGCGCGCCCGATGAAAACCATGGGGTCTTATGATCTGCTAACCGCACATGGCGCAGTCTGGACCAGCTTCAACGGATACGAGTTCCCCCGGTGGTTTGCCAAATCCCCCGCGGAGGCGATCCCCGAACACAGCTTCCGCCGCACCGACCACATGGAACTGGTACAGGCCGAGGTCCGCACGACCCGCGAAGAGGCCGGGTTCATCGAAATGTCGCCGATGACCAAGTTCACCGTGCGCGGCCCCGGTGCCGCAAAATGGCTGGACAGCCTGATGGCCAACAAATTGCCGAAGATTGGCCGCATGACCCTGTCGCTGATGTTGAACGACAAGGGCGGAATGGATGCGGAATACACCATCGTTCGATATGCCGAGGATGATTTCTATCTGATTTCGACCCCGAACTGGCGCGCATACAACTGGGATCAGTTGCAGCGCTTGCTGCCCAAGGACGGCTCGGTCGTGTTGGAGGATATCTCGGAACAGCTGGGCGTGATTGCTTTGGCCGGTCCGAAAGCTCGTGAGATTCTGCAACCGCTGACCGACAACGACCTGTCGAACGAAGCTTTCCCGTGGCTGTCGGCGCAGATGGGTGAGGTAGGGTATGCCAAGGGCGTTCATCTGTTGCGCGTCTCGTATACCGGCGAGCTGGGATGGGAGCTGCACCATCCGGTTGGATATAACCGCCACCTGGTCGATCTGCTTCTCAAGGCTGGGGTGAAGCCCTTTGGCCTGGAAGCCTTGGAGTCGATGCGGCTTGAGAAATCCTATCGCGCGATCAACCGCGAGATTTGCAAGGACATGACACCTTACGAAGCTGATCTGGGTCGCTTTGTGGCCATGACTGAAAAGGTCAATGGCGAGGTGGTCGAGCGGGAGTTCATTGGAAAGGCTGCGCTGCAAAAGCAAAAGGCAGAGGGTGGTTACAACACGCTGGTGACTCTGAAACTGCCGTTCTGCGATACCTCGGTGATGTTTGACGAAGGTGTGTACGCCGATGGAAAGTTGATCGGGCGCGTCACCTCGGGTGGATTTTCCTACTACTGCAACCACGACATCGCGATGGCCCTGGTGCCACAGGACATGACCGCACCAGGCACGAAAATGCAGGTGATGGTTCACAATGAAATGCGCGATGCCGAGGTGATCGACGTTTGCGCTGTTGACCCAACCAGCGCGCGCGCCCGGGCCTGA
- a CDS encoding LysR family transcriptional regulator gives MPYGPYDFPPLSSLISFEAAARHVSFKQAASELNVTPAAISHQVKALEVELNCALFQRHHRGVELTESGAYLLVALQRGFEGISEALKQLRSQYDRSGVTIRSSTAVSSLWLTPRLAQFWKNFGHISVTQVVTDLGYDTQKCDISIRYGDASRERGTYHVLFRDRIMALASPEFVRQNKVEQLQDLPKIPLIHLDAPGTDWTGWQEWAAGLGYSGSLKSGHRVNNYTIALQAAQDDMGAVLGWEGLTAGLVRSGKLAKLLPQTLSAPLDFYVVLHNTSSDRAALVYKWLVEDSN, from the coding sequence TTGCCCTATGGTCCCTACGATTTCCCACCGCTCAGCTCGCTGATCAGTTTCGAAGCCGCCGCCCGCCATGTCAGCTTCAAACAGGCCGCCAGTGAACTGAACGTTACTCCGGCCGCCATCAGCCATCAGGTCAAAGCACTCGAGGTCGAACTCAATTGCGCGTTGTTCCAGCGCCATCATCGCGGTGTGGAACTCACCGAAAGCGGTGCTTATTTGCTGGTTGCTTTGCAACGCGGGTTTGAGGGGATCAGCGAGGCACTCAAGCAGTTGCGCTCGCAATACGATCGTTCAGGTGTGACGATACGATCCAGCACGGCGGTCAGCTCATTGTGGCTGACACCGCGCTTGGCACAGTTTTGGAAGAATTTCGGGCATATCTCTGTCACGCAAGTCGTCACTGATTTGGGATACGACACGCAAAAATGTGACATAAGCATCAGGTATGGTGACGCATCACGCGAACGTGGCACATATCATGTTTTGTTCCGGGACCGGATCATGGCTTTGGCCAGCCCTGAATTTGTCCGGCAAAATAAAGTCGAACAACTACAGGACCTGCCCAAAATCCCACTTATACATCTGGACGCGCCCGGCACCGATTGGACAGGTTGGCAGGAATGGGCGGCTGGTTTGGGTTACTCCGGCTCACTCAAATCGGGGCACAGGGTGAACAACTACACCATTGCCCTGCAAGCAGCACAGGATGATATGGGCGCTGTACTGGGATGGGAAGGGCTGACCGCAGGTTTGGTTAGGTCAGGCAAACTGGCCAAGTTATTGCCACAGACACTGTCAGCCCCTTTGGACTTTTATGTCGTGCTACACAACACCTCTTCGGATCGGGCTGCATTGGTCTACAAATGGTTGGTCGAGGATTCCAACTGA
- a CDS encoding trimethylamine methyltransferase family protein, whose product MAQARGRSSRGGGRAARVQARTNPPPVYLPTLNRKVGPIDLLGPEGVERIHNAAMTILETTGIEFRDPVALADWKKYGADVQGERVRIGRDMLMDLISSVPSEWAYAARNPERSLRVGNEHSVFANAYGAPFVYDLDGVRRPSQLEDAQNFFKMSQMSQSMMVPGILPVEPQDVPVPQRHLELVHAALTLTDKPIKGSVLSEQAARDSVDMTRIVFGEEFVDNNVVMAALLNCNTPLVWDETMLESLRVYAAANQPCLLSPFVLAGASTPASPQGGVALLIAESLAGMAYSQIIRRGAPMVLGVAIMGVSMKTGAPMMGSPEPGLMNLLVGQMARFYQVPWRTCTMWTGSKSPDMQAGFDTANTMWPVLLGGANYIVHSAGFLEGALGVSYSKWVQDTLQLENFHRFFSGLQDEDLDPLLDDIARIGPGGHFLGTDHTRENPMHMNHLQNNDSFEQWEAEGSKTAEVVGNEAARRMLDNYVQPPMPDDQRGALDEFVAKKRREYSS is encoded by the coding sequence ATGGCACAAGCACGAGGACGGTCCAGCCGTGGCGGTGGGCGCGCGGCACGCGTTCAGGCCCGCACAAACCCACCCCCGGTCTACCTGCCGACCCTGAACCGTAAGGTCGGACCCATTGACCTGCTGGGTCCTGAGGGGGTCGAGCGTATCCACAATGCTGCGATGACCATTCTGGAAACCACCGGCATTGAATTCCGCGATCCGGTGGCGTTGGCTGACTGGAAGAAATACGGCGCGGACGTGCAGGGCGAACGCGTTCGTATCGGTCGCGACATGCTGATGGATCTGATTTCGTCGGTGCCGTCGGAATGGGCTTATGCGGCACGCAACCCAGAGCGGTCTTTGCGTGTGGGTAACGAGCACTCGGTCTTCGCGAACGCCTATGGCGCACCCTTTGTCTATGACCTTGACGGCGTGCGTCGCCCCTCACAGCTGGAGGATGCGCAGAACTTCTTCAAGATGAGCCAGATGAGCCAGTCGATGATGGTTCCGGGCATATTGCCGGTGGAACCGCAGGATGTTCCGGTTCCGCAGCGCCATCTTGAGCTTGTCCACGCGGCGCTGACGCTGACCGACAAGCCGATCAAGGGTTCGGTATTGTCAGAACAGGCGGCGCGTGACTCGGTGGATATGACCCGGATCGTGTTCGGAGAAGAGTTTGTAGATAATAACGTAGTCATGGCTGCGCTGCTGAACTGCAACACGCCGCTGGTCTGGGATGAGACCATGCTGGAAAGCCTGCGCGTCTATGCAGCGGCCAACCAGCCATGCCTGTTGTCGCCCTTTGTTTTGGCAGGCGCTTCGACCCCGGCCAGCCCGCAAGGCGGCGTGGCGCTGTTGATTGCGGAATCCTTGGCGGGAATGGCCTATAGCCAGATCATCCGACGCGGCGCGCCGATGGTTCTGGGTGTGGCAATCATGGGCGTGTCTATGAAAACCGGCGCGCCGATGATGGGGTCGCCTGAGCCGGGATTGATGAACCTGTTGGTGGGTCAGATGGCGCGGTTCTATCAGGTGCCGTGGCGGACCTGCACAATGTGGACCGGGTCAAAATCGCCCGACATGCAGGCCGGTTTTGACACGGCCAACACGATGTGGCCCGTGCTGCTTGGCGGGGCAAATTACATTGTGCACTCGGCCGGTTTTCTGGAAGGAGCGCTGGGGGTCAGCTACTCGAAATGGGTGCAGGACACGTTGCAGCTTGAGAATTTCCATCGCTTCTTCAGCGGACTTCAGGACGAAGATCTGGACCCGTTGCTGGATGACATCGCCCGCATCGGCCCCGGAGGGCATTTCCTGGGTACAGACCACACGCGCGAAAACCCGATGCATATGAACCACTTGCAAAACAACGATAGTTTTGAACAGTGGGAGGCAGAAGGATCGAAAACGGCTGAGGTTGTTGGCAATGAAGCCGCGCGGCGTATGCTGGACAACTATGTGCAGCCTCCGATGCCTGACGATCAACGCGGTGCGCTGGACGAGTTTGTTGCCAAAAAGCGCCGGGAATACAGCAGTTAA
- a CDS encoding ABC transporter ATP-binding protein: MTALTLTNVNKSFGTVEVLKDINIEVEEGEFVVFVGPSGCGKSTLLRVIAGLEDVTSGEVRIGGELMNLTPPSKRGIAMVFQSYALYPHLNVRKNMSLALKQEGQSKQVIEERVAKASKMLNLEPYIDRYPSELSGGQRQRVAIGRAIVREPKLFLFDEPLSNLDAALRMNTRLEIANLHQQLDASMIYVTHDQTEAMTLADKIVVLRDGRVEQVGSPMELYNNPANQFVAGFLGAPSMNFFPASLVGESTDITMGVRPEDLYLTDESPLSAQVTHVEHLGGDTNVIAMMQGHQVTARLFGQHEVATGQEIHIGFTPDRSYRFDTQGARLA, encoded by the coding sequence ATGACCGCCCTGACGCTTACGAACGTGAACAAGTCCTTTGGCACTGTCGAGGTGCTCAAAGACATCAACATCGAAGTGGAAGAGGGCGAGTTCGTCGTCTTCGTCGGCCCCTCGGGCTGTGGCAAGTCCACCTTATTGCGCGTGATCGCAGGTCTGGAAGATGTTACATCGGGCGAAGTGCGCATTGGCGGCGAGCTGATGAACCTCACACCGCCTTCAAAACGCGGTATCGCGATGGTGTTCCAGAGCTACGCGCTTTACCCTCATCTGAACGTGCGCAAGAACATGTCGCTGGCGCTGAAACAGGAAGGTCAAAGCAAGCAGGTCATCGAGGAACGTGTCGCCAAGGCCAGCAAGATGCTGAACCTTGAACCCTATATCGACCGCTACCCGTCTGAGCTGTCCGGCGGTCAGCGTCAGCGTGTTGCTATCGGTCGCGCGATTGTTCGCGAACCCAAATTGTTTTTGTTTGACGAACCTCTATCCAATCTGGACGCGGCTTTGCGTATGAACACGCGGTTGGAGATCGCGAATTTGCACCAGCAGCTCGATGCCTCGATGATCTATGTCACCCATGACCAGACCGAAGCGATGACGTTGGCGGACAAGATCGTCGTACTGCGCGACGGGCGTGTGGAACAGGTTGGCAGCCCGATGGAGTTGTACAACAATCCTGCCAATCAATTTGTCGCCGGTTTCCTTGGCGCACCATCGATGAATTTCTTCCCCGCCAGCTTAGTTGGAGAAAGCACAGACATCACAATGGGGGTCCGGCCCGAAGACCTCTATCTGACAGATGAAAGCCCTTTGAGCGCACAAGTAACCCATGTCGAACATTTGGGAGGGGACACCAACGTGATCGCAATGATGCAAGGTCATCAGGTTACAGCCCGCCTGTTCGGTCAACACGAGGTCGCAACCGGCCAAGAGATACATATTGGTTTCACACCGGATCGCAGTTATCGCTTCGATACGCAGGGCGCTCGGCTCGCCTAA
- a CDS encoding Gfo/Idh/MocA family protein, which yields MTRVLIAGLGNMGLSHALAHHHHPDAQIVGLVNRSGHVDHPELGQYPAYSDFHSALAETNPDLVVVATYSDSHADYACAAMEAGAHVFVEKPLATTVADAKRVVEKATQTNRKLVVGYILRHHPSWMRLISEARDLGGPYVFRLNLNQQSSGAEWETHKALMQTTSPIVDCGVHYVDVMCQITDSDPVRVHGMGLRLSDEIAEDMYNYGQFQVIFQDGSVGWYEAGWGPMMSETAFFVKDIVSPNGSVSITDGNTGASSDIDGHTKVGGILVHRPEGDSQIDMPDEPGHQELCDAEQAFMLRAIADDIDLTRHMNDAVQSLAICLAADESIRTGQPISLKEAHT from the coding sequence ATGACCCGAGTTCTGATTGCTGGCCTTGGCAATATGGGCCTTAGCCACGCGCTGGCCCATCACCACCATCCGGACGCGCAAATCGTGGGATTGGTGAACAGGTCCGGTCATGTGGATCACCCCGAGCTGGGCCAGTATCCTGCCTATTCGGATTTCCACTCGGCGTTGGCCGAGACAAATCCGGATTTGGTCGTTGTCGCCACCTATTCCGACAGCCATGCAGATTATGCCTGCGCGGCGATGGAGGCGGGCGCGCACGTCTTCGTTGAAAAACCACTGGCCACCACCGTGGCCGATGCCAAACGCGTTGTCGAAAAGGCCACCCAGACCAACCGCAAGCTGGTCGTTGGATATATCCTGCGTCATCACCCGTCGTGGATGCGCCTGATTTCCGAGGCGCGTGACCTTGGCGGGCCATATGTGTTTCGCCTGAACCTCAACCAGCAAAGCAGCGGGGCCGAGTGGGAAACGCATAAGGCGCTAATGCAAACCACCTCGCCCATCGTCGATTGCGGCGTGCATTACGTCGATGTGATGTGCCAAATCACGGATTCGGACCCGGTGCGCGTACATGGCATGGGCCTGCGCCTGAGCGATGAGATCGCCGAAGATATGTACAATTACGGACAGTTTCAGGTCATCTTCCAGGACGGCTCGGTCGGTTGGTACGAGGCCGGTTGGGGCCCGATGATGTCTGAGACCGCGTTTTTCGTGAAAGACATCGTCTCGCCCAACGGGTCGGTTTCGATCACCGATGGCAACACGGGCGCATCCTCAGATATCGACGGCCACACCAAGGTCGGCGGCATTCTGGTCCACCGCCCCGAGGGGGACAGTCAGATCGACATGCCCGACGAACCCGGCCATCAGGAGCTTTGCGACGCAGAGCAGGCCTTTATGCTGCGCGCTATTGCCGACGACATCGATCTAACCCGCCACATGAATGACGCCGTGCAATCGCTGGCCATCTGTCTGGCAGCAGACGAAAGCATCCGTACCGGCCAACCCATTTCGCTGAAAGAGGCACACACATGA
- a CDS encoding TetR/AcrR family transcriptional regulator: MKKSSNAFEVLSVFAQYGFRKVSMNDIAEAAGLSRQSIYNQFGSKEAVLEWAVRTVLTSMTNAALDVLSQSEGSPRDVLARAYQTWIGDHVAIWRGTPHGAEIMEFAIESASDAEMDYNAEFEKALSGYLVKANVVPTPEAAADLAFLLTTVSTGLLLKTTTSEQYAAGMTRATSVLLAHST; encoded by the coding sequence ATGAAAAAATCGTCAAACGCTTTCGAAGTCCTGTCTGTCTTTGCGCAATATGGCTTTCGCAAAGTGTCCATGAATGACATTGCCGAAGCTGCTGGTTTGTCGCGTCAGTCGATCTACAACCAGTTCGGATCGAAAGAAGCCGTTCTGGAATGGGCTGTCAGAACAGTGCTGACATCGATGACCAATGCGGCCCTTGATGTTCTGAGCCAGTCAGAAGGTTCGCCCCGGGATGTTCTGGCCCGGGCGTATCAGACTTGGATCGGAGATCACGTGGCCATATGGCGGGGCACGCCTCATGGTGCCGAGATTATGGAATTTGCCATCGAATCCGCGTCAGATGCCGAAATGGATTACAACGCAGAGTTCGAAAAAGCCCTGTCGGGTTATTTGGTGAAAGCAAACGTGGTGCCAACACCCGAAGCGGCGGCGGATTTGGCCTTTCTGCTCACGACTGTATCAACCGGTCTTTTGCTAAAGACCACAACCAGCGAACAATACGCCGCTGGCATGACCCGCGCTACAAGCGTGCTTCTGGCTCATAGTACCTGA
- a CDS encoding FAD-binding oxidoreductase — MEEVAVVGGGIVGISCALALQAEGHQVTVFEPNTIGEGASWASCGCIAVGEIVPLSQPGMMLKVPGWLLDSEAPLSLRPSSALKLLPWFTRFTANARPSKMRAIAADLARLTFLATADFKAQLDDIGHPELLIERPIIKLFDDDVDKATMGAAFDLARELGCTIDEISGHEAHELDPAIAPDFKYAVLLRDWSYVTDPKRLVEVLHQTFLKRGGIVKRAGAAGFDREGRQVRSVRLTDGTVAPTGRVVLAAGARSKVLARDLGVPIRLEGVAGYSTALSDPGLELKHTIFYPKGGFGVTPYDGALAVAGTIEFASLDAAPNWNRADVLVRRAHRVLPGLKTEEAERRIGYRPFTPDTRPIIGRSDRLDNVHFATGHGQLGLTLAATTARLVAADMAGRSPHVDIGAFSPDRFA, encoded by the coding sequence ATGGAAGAGGTCGCGGTTGTCGGCGGCGGCATTGTTGGCATTTCATGTGCGCTGGCGCTGCAGGCTGAGGGACATCAGGTTACGGTTTTTGAGCCCAACACCATCGGTGAGGGGGCAAGTTGGGCGTCATGCGGTTGTATTGCCGTAGGTGAAATTGTTCCGTTGTCGCAACCCGGAATGATGTTGAAAGTGCCCGGGTGGTTGCTGGACAGCGAAGCGCCCTTGTCGTTGCGTCCCAGTTCAGCGTTGAAGTTGTTGCCGTGGTTCACGCGGTTCACAGCGAACGCTCGCCCGTCAAAGATGCGCGCCATCGCGGCGGATCTGGCGCGGCTGACATTCTTGGCCACGGCGGATTTCAAAGCCCAATTGGATGACATCGGCCACCCGGAATTGCTGATCGAGCGCCCGATAATCAAGCTGTTTGACGATGACGTTGACAAGGCGACTATGGGCGCTGCCTTTGATCTTGCGCGCGAACTTGGATGCACTATTGACGAGATTTCGGGCCATGAAGCTCATGAACTCGACCCCGCCATAGCACCTGATTTCAAATATGCCGTGCTGTTGCGCGACTGGAGCTATGTGACGGATCCAAAACGTTTGGTTGAAGTTCTGCATCAAACGTTCCTAAAGCGGGGCGGCATCGTCAAACGGGCAGGGGCTGCAGGGTTCGACCGAGAAGGTCGACAGGTGCGCTCGGTCAGGCTGACCGATGGCACGGTGGCGCCAACAGGACGCGTTGTTTTGGCTGCTGGCGCCCGATCCAAGGTGCTGGCGCGAGATTTGGGTGTTCCGATCCGATTGGAAGGCGTGGCCGGATACTCAACGGCTCTGTCTGATCCGGGTCTGGAACTGAAGCACACGATTTTTTATCCTAAAGGAGGGTTCGGTGTTACGCCATACGACGGGGCCCTGGCTGTCGCCGGAACGATTGAGTTCGCAAGTTTGGATGCAGCGCCGAACTGGAACCGGGCGGATGTGCTTGTCCGGCGGGCGCATCGTGTCTTGCCCGGCTTAAAAACAGAAGAAGCTGAACGACGTATTGGGTATCGCCCCTTCACCCCTGACACGCGTCCGATCATTGGGCGCAGTGACCGTCTGGACAACGTTCATTTCGCCACGGGTCATGGTCAGCTTGGGTTGACTTTAGCGGCCACCACGGCCCGATTGGTCGCGGCCGATATGGCCGGGCGGAGCCCTCATGTCGACATAGGGGCCTTTTCACCAGACCGCTTTGCCTGA